The Phaeacidiphilus oryzae TH49 region GCCTCCTTCGACGACGCTCACTGACGATTGGTGAAGACCTGTGACCAGAACACGAGTGCACCGCCCCGGACGTCTGCTGATGACCGGCGCCGCGATAGGCCTGGGGCTGGCCCTCAGCGCCTGCGGCAGCAGCGGCAAGTCTCTGGAGTCCTCGTCCGGCTCCTCGGCCGGGGCGGGCTCGGGCGCGTCCGGCTCCTCCGGCTCCGCCGGCACCCTGACCATCGGCTCCGCGGGCTTCACCGAGAGCGACCTCCTCGCCCAGATGTACGCGCAGCTGCTGGCCAAGGCCGGGTACAGCACCCACATCACCCAGGTCGCCAACCGCGAGCTGTACGAGCCGGCGCTGGAGAAGGGGCAGATCTCGGTGGTGCCCGAATACGCCGCCACCATGGCCGAGTTCCTCAACGACAAGGTCAACGGGGCCAACGCCAAGCCGGTCGCCTCGCCCGACCTGAACACCACCATGGCCGCCCTGAACCGGCTGGCCGGCCCGCTCGGCCTCAAGGCGCTGCCGGCGGGCAAGGCGGTGGACCAGAACGCCTTCGCGGTCAGCAAGACCTTCGCCGCCCAGCACCATCTGACCACCCTCTCCGACCTGGGGAAGTCCGGGGCGGCGGTGAAGGTCGCGGCCGGCGACGAGTGCAAGACCCGGCCGTTCTGCATCCCCGGCCTGGAGAAGACCTACGGGATCAAGGTCTCCGGCCTCGACCCCAAGGGCGTGGACACCCCGCAGAGCAAGCAGGCCGTCAAGAACGGCCAGGACCAGCTGGTCCTGGTCACCACCACGGACGCCACCCTCGGCCAGTTCGGCCTGGTCGCCCTCCAGGACGACAAGCACCTGCAGAACGCGGACTACGTGCTGCCGATGGTCAACGCCCGTACGGCGGGCGGCGCCAAGGTGGCCGCCGCGCTGAACCCGCTGTCCTCCGTCCTCACCACCGCGGACCTGGCGGCGCTCGACCAGCAGGTCGACGGGCAGCGCCAGCAGCCGCAGGCGGTGGCCCAGGCGTACCTCAAGTCGAAGGGCCTGCTCTGAGCCCGCGGCCTGGTCGGTCGGGTGTCCTGAACTGTTCGGACAGATGTGCCGAAGAAGCGGACAGCCGACCTCCGTCTGTGGATGATCTGTTGGAAAACGACCATGTGCGCGACCGAGTCGAGCGGAATCCGTCCGTTGCCTGACAGGGATCCATCGCCCGCGCTAGGTTTTGCGCCATGCCCCGTGGACGTCACCGCCAGTCCTCGCCTCTGAGCAGGCTACTTCCCCCGATCGCCGGCGCGCTCGCGGCTGTCGTCGCGCTGGCGCTCGCCATGCTCGGCGGGGACCGGACGGTGCTCCGCGCGGCGACCGCGCTCGCGGCCGTCGCGGCGCTCGCCGGCGCGGCCCTGCTCTACCAGCGGGGGCGGGCCGGCGAGTTGGCCGAGATCGCGCTGGCCGAGGAGCGCGGGGAGCGGGTCCGCATCCAGTCGGAGTCCGAGGAGCAGATCGCCGAACTGGAGTACGCGGTGGAGCGGGAGCGGGAGCAGGCCGGCCGGCTCAACCAGCGCGTCCTGGCCCTCCGCGCTCAGCTCAGCTATGCGGAGCGGGAGAACGCCCGGCTGCTCAGCACCACCGCGGAACTGGCCACCGAGCGGGCGCTCTCCGCGGCGGCCGAGGCGGCCGAAGAGCCCGGGACGGTGGCGGAGGAGCCGGCCAGAGAGACGGCCGCCCCGGCCGCCGCCCCCCACGCCCCGCCGCCCGGACCCCCGCCGAGCCCCCGGCCGGCGGCCCCCACGCCCCTCATGCACCCCACGCCCCCACGCCCCCACGCCCCCCTCCCCGGCTACGCCGGCGGCCTCGGCGGCACGCCCCCGAAGCCCGCGCAGCAGGGCGGGCAGACTCCCCGGGGCGGCCAGACCCCCCAGGACCGGCGGCCCGGGCAGACCGGCCACCCCCGCCAGGAGCGCTGGGCCGACACCCCGCCGCAGGGCTCCCGTACCGACGCCGACTGGGCGCGCGCGGCCCTGCCGCCGCTCCGCCCCGCCAGCGCGGTGGTCCCGCCCCAGCGCGGCCGTCCGCGCCGGGAGACCCTCGACACCGACCCGGAGTTCAGCTTCTTCGCCCCCAAGGCCGCCGCGCCGGGCCCGGAGGAGGACCCGCTGACCGTGGAGGCCTGGGCGGCCCAGCAGGCCTACGAGTCGGTGCCGGAGCCGGTGGAGGAGGCCCCCACGGCGGAGACCGAGGAGGTCTACGACCTCACCGCCGAGGACGACACCGAGAACATGGACGTCCGCGGCCTGCGCGCGCAGAGCGGCTGACGGCCCGGCGGCCGTCCCCCGGCGGCTACTTGTCGATGTCCCCGACCACGAAGAACATCGACCCCAGGATCGCCACCATGTCCGCCACCAGCGTCCCGGGCAGCACCTCGCTCAGCGCCTGGACGTTGTTGTACGAGGCCGAGCGCAGCTTCAGCCGCCACGGCGTCTTCTCGCCCCGCGAGACCAGGTAGTAGCCGTTGATCCCGAGCGGGTTCTCGGTCCAGGAGTAGGTCTGCCCCTCGGGCGCCTTCAGCACCTTCGGCAGCCGCTGGTTGACCGGCCCCTGCGGCAGCTCGTCCAGCCGGTCCAGGCAGGCGTCGGCCAGGTCCAGCGAGTTGTGGGTCTGCTCCAGCAGGCACTCGAACCGGGCCAGGCAGTCGCCCTCCTGACGGACCGGCACCCGCAGCGCCGAGGCCAGCGCCGGGTCCCCGTACGCCAGGTACGGCTCGTCCCGGCGGAGGTCGAAGTCGACGCCGGAGGCGCGGGCGATCGGGCCGCTCACCCCGTACGCCCGGACGAGGTCGGCCGCGAGGACGCCGACGCCCCTGGTCCGCCCGCGGAAGATCTCGTTGCCCAGCACCAGCCGGTCGAAGACGTCCATCCGCCCGCGCACCGCCGCCACGGCCGAGCGGACCCGCCCGAGCCAGCCGTTGGGGAGGTCCTCCTTCAGCCCGCCGACCCGGTTGAACATGTAGTGCATCCGGCCGCCGGAGGCCTCCTCCATCACGTGCTGGAGCTGCTCGCGTTCGGCGAAGGCGTGGAAGATCGGGGTCATCCCGCCCAGTTCGAGCGGGTACGAGCCGAGGAACATCAGGTGGTTGAGCACCCGGTTGAGCTCGGCGAGGAGGGTGCGGATCCAGGTGGCCCGCTCCGGGACCTCCATCCCGAGCATCCGCTCCACGGAGAGGACCACGCCGAGCTCGTTGGCGAAGGCGGAGAGCCAGTCGTGCCGGTTGGCCAGCATGATGATCTGCCGGTAGTCCCGGGCCTCGAAGAGCTTCTCGGCGCCCCGGTGCATATAGCCGATCACCGGCTCGGCCGCCGTGATCAGCTCGCCGTCCAGGCGCAGCCGGAGCCGCAGCACCCCGTGGGTGGACGGGTGCTGCGGGCCGATGTTGAGCACCATGTCGCTGGTGCCCAGCTCGGTCTGCAGCTCGTTCGCCCCCGCGCCGATGCCGACGGTCGTCTCCCTCATGGGCACAGAGTCTGCCATTCCGGAAGGCCGGCCAGCCGCGCCGGTATCGCCATGTCCACACTCTGGATGGCCCAGCCGAAGCCGCCGAGGCCGGCCTGGTCGACCAGCTCGCCCGCCTCGCCCGCGGCGGCCAGCGCGGTGAGGTAGCCGGCGGGGTCGGTGGCGGCCATCGCCAGCGGGGGGCGCTCGGCGTGGACGCCGAGCGCGCGGAGGGCGGCGCGCTGCGTCGTCCACAGGCTGTGGACGGAGATCCCGGACTCCTTCGCCCGCTCCTCGGCCGCCGCCAGACAGGAGTCCAGCGCCACATGGCAGGTCAGATCGGACGTACCGTCAGGTACCGGGCGCACCTCCCGGCCCTCCCGATACCCGGTCAGCGTCCCGAAGGGCGGGCGCGCGCCGGCCGCGTGGGCGTAGTCCACGGCGACCGCGAGACCGCGCGGCAGCCGCGCCACCGCCGAGGCCCAGGCCCGGTCCCGGGGGCAGCCGATCTCCGCCCGAAAGCCCGGCTCGACCCCCTCGGCGCCGTCCGCCGCCGCCAGCGGCCACCAGCGGCGGAGCCACTCGGCGTCGGTCCCGGACACCGGATCGCCCAGCCGCTCCGCCCCGCTCTCCGGATCGACCAGCACATAGCGGGCCGTCCCCTCGCCGTCCACCTCGGCGATCTCCACCGGCACGTTGTCCAGCCACTCGTTGGCGAAGAGCAGCCCGGGCGCCTCCGCGGGGAACTCCGGTACCGCCTCCGCCCAGCCGATCCGCGGGTCCAGTCCGGCCGGCCGGTCCGCCAGTTCGACGCCGACCAGCCGCACCGAGTCCGGCAGCCGCCCGGCCAGCGCGGTCAGCAGCTCCCCCCGCCCGGCGCCGACGTCCACCACCGTCCCGGCGCCGATCAGCCTGGCCAGCCCGGCCACCGCGTCCGCGAACCGGGGGGAGGCGTGCACCGAGGTGCGGAAGTGCGCGGCCGGCCCCTCGGCCGAGCGGAAGAAGCCGCCCGGCCCGTACAGCGCCCGCTCCGCCGCCTCCGCCCACCCCAGCCAACGGCCGCCGCCCACCCCGGACCCCCTCGCCCTCGCCTGCACCGACCGTCGTACGCCGCCCGCCGTACGGCCCGCCGGAAGCGGGCCCGCCGTACGCTACTCCCGCCCGCGAGCCGCGAGCTTCTCCTCCGACCTGTGGAGTAGACGGATCGCCCTGGCGGGGGACCCGGGGAGCCCGTGGAGCTGCCTAACCTTGACAGCGTGCAAACCCTCTACGGCTGGTTCCGCAGGCACCCCACCCTGGTCGACTCCGGGTGGGGCCTGCTCCTGCTGGTCCTGGCCGCCCTGGCGGGGCGGGGCGTCCGGCCAGGTGGGTACCACCTCTGGTCCGTCTACCTCGCCTTCTGCCTCGCCCTCGCCGTCCTCCTCAGCCTCCGCAGGCGGTGGCCGAACGCGGTGACCGCGGCCGCCGCCGCGCTCGGCCTCTTCCAGCTGGCCGCCGGCTTCCATCCGACCTCCGCCGACGTCGCCCTGCTGGCCATCGCCTACACGGCGGCCAACGTCGGACGTCCCTGGGCCTCCCGGCTGGCGCTCTTCGCGGGACTGCTGGCCGGGCCGCTCACGGCGCTGCGGTTCGAGATCGGCATCCCGCCGCAGCCGATGCTGGAACGCGCCCTCTTCGGGCTCTTCTTCTCCACCCCACTCGCGGCCTGCTGGGTGCTGGGCCGGCTGACCCGCACCCGGCGCGCCTACTACGCCCAACTCGAGGACCGCGCGGCCCGGTTGGAGCGCGAGCGGGACGCCCAGTCCAAGATCGCGGTGGCCGCGGAGCGGGCCCGGATCGCCCGCGAGCTCCACGACGTGGTCGCGCACAACGTCTCGGTGATGATCGTCCAGGCGGACGGCGCCGCGTACGTCCTGGACTCCTCGCCGGAGCAGGCCCGCAACGCGCTGGAGACCATCGCCTCCACCGGCCGCCAGGCGCTCGCCGAGATGCGGAGGCTCCTCGGCATCCTGCGGTCCTCCGACGCGGGCGACGCGTATGTGCCGCAGCCCGGCGTCGAGCAGCTGCCCGAACTCATCGAGCAGGCCCGCACCTCCGGGCTGCCGGTGGTGCTGAGCGTCCAGGGGGAGCCGCGGGCGCTGCCGCGCGGGGTCGAGCTGACCGCGTACCGGATCGTCCAGGAGGCGCTGACCAACGTCCGCAAGCACGGCGGGCCCGGTGCCTCCGCCACCGTCCGGCTGGCCTTCGGCACCGACGGGCTCGACCTCGCGGTCGAGGACGACGGCCGCGGCAGCACCGCGGAGCTCGCCCGCGAGGGCGGCCGGGACGGCCTGGGCCACGGCCTGATCGGGATGCGCGAGCGGGTCGGCATGGTCGGCGGCAGCATCCGCGCGGAGCCGCTGCCCGGCGGCGGTTTCGGTATCCTCGCCCGGCTGCCGCTGCAACCGGACGGCAGCCACCCCAGCCCCTCCCGCGGAGCCGCCTCGTGAGTTCGATCCGGATCATGCTCGCCGACGACCAGGAGCTGCTGCGGACCGGCTTCCGCATGGTGCTGGAGGCGCAGCCGGACATCGACATCGTCGCCGAGGCGGGGGACGGCGTCCAGGCGATCGAGGAGGCCGCGCGCACCCCGGTCGACGTGATCCTGATGGACGTCCGGATGCCGCGGCTGGACGGCGTCGAGGCGACCCGGCGGATCTGCGCCGGGCCGGACGCGCCGAAGGTGCTCATCCTCACCACCTTCGACCTCGACGAGTACGCCTTCGCCGCGCTGAAGGCGGGGGCGGCGGGGTTCCTCCTCAAGGATGTGCCGCCGCTGGAGCTGGTGGCCGCGATCCGGGCCGTCCACTCCGGTGACGCGGTGGTCGCGCCGACCACCACCCGGCGGATGCTGGACAGCTTCGCGCGGGTGCTGCCGAGCGCGGCGGGCCCGGCGGAGCCGCCGGAGCTGGCCCGCCTCACCGACCGCGAGCGGGAGGTGCTGCTGCTGGTCGCCCAGGGCCTCTCCAACTCCGAGATCGCGGCCCGCCTCACCCTCTCCGAGGCCACCGTGAAGACCCATGTGGGCCGCATCCTCACCAAGCTGAACCTCCGCGACCGCGTCCAGGCGGTGGTACTCGCCTACGAGACCGGCCTGGTCCGCGCGGGCGGCTAGCACGCTCCGGGCGCTAGCCCTCCCGCGCCTGCGCCAGGAAGCTCTGGAAGGTCTCCGCGATCTCCTCGCGGGACCACTCCGCGCCCGGCGCGGCCAGCGTGACCTCCGCGAAGGCGGAGACGCCCGGCAGGCCGCCGTCCCGCCACCCCCGGACGAACCCGACCCCGGTCTTCTCGACCAGCCGCAGCGCCGCCGCCTGCAGCCGCTCCGCCGCGAACGGCAGCCACAGCCGGAACTGGTGGGTGTGCGGAACCGAGGGCCACACGCCGCCGAAGGGCAGCCCCTCGGCGGCCAGCACCTCGCCGAACACCTCCGCCGCGACCCGCGCCCGCGCGACATAGGACCCCAGCCGGGGCAGCTCCCGCTCGATGCCCGCCAGCGCCGCCAGCGCGGCCGGCCACTGCTCGAAGAGCTGGCCGCCGTACCGGTGCCGCCAGGTCTTCGCCTGCCCGATCAGCTCCTCGGACCCGGCCAGCGCCGCACCGCTGATCCCGCCGAGGGTCTTGTAGAAGGAGACGTACACGGAGTCCGCCAGCGCCGCGATCTCCGGCAGCTCGTGGCCCAGCCGGTCCACCGACTCCCACAGCCGCGCCCCGTCGAAGTGCACCACCGCGTCCCGCTCCCGCGCGGCGCCCACCACCTCGACGAGCTCGTCCCACTCCGGCAGCAGGAACCCGGCGTCCCGCAGCGGCAGCTCCAGCATCAGGGTGCCGAACGGCTCGGCGATCCCCCGGATCTCGTCCGCCGTCGGCTGCCGGGGCTCGGCGTTGGTGCGGACGCTCCGCAGCCCGCTCAGCCAGCTGTAGGCGAGCCGCTCGTGGACCTCCGGGTGGGCCAGCGGGTGCATCGCCACGATCGGGTTGCCGGTCCGCTCGGACCAGCACCGCAGGGCGACCTGCTGGGCCATCGTCCCGGTGGGGAAGAACGCCGCGGCCTCCGTCCCCAGCAGCCCCGCGACCCGCTTCTCCAGGGCGGCCACCACGCCGTTCCCGTACATGTCGGTCGGCTCGCCGAGGTCGTACGCGGCCTCGACCTCCGGTCCGGCGAGTTCGGCGATCCGGTCGCGCAGCGTGCGCGGCCTCACCCCGGAGAAGATCCGGTCGCAGCCGCGCCACGCCGTGGCCAGCCGCTCCTGCAGGTCCTGGTCGTCCATGCCCCGATCATCTCGCACCCTCCACCTGGAGGAGCCGACTCGTTACCATGTCCGGGTACGTCCGGTACCCGCGAGGACTGGAACGGAAGTAGGTAGTACGACGTGAGCGACGCGCAACCGCCCTTCGGCATGCCCGGCGACCCCTGGGACGCGGGCAGCCCGGAGGACCGCCCGGCCAGGATGGCCGTCGGCGTGATCGGCACCGGCCGGGTCGGCCCGGCGCTCGGCGCCGCCCTCCAGCAGGCCGGCCACCAGGTGGTGGCCGCCTCCGGGGTGTCCGAGGGCTCCCGCCGCCGGGCCGCGGAGCTGCTGCCCGGGGTGCGCCTGGTGACGCCGCCTCAGGTGATGGCCGCGGCCGACCTGGTGCTCCTCACGGTCCCCGACGACGTCCTCCCCGAGCTGGCCGCGGGGCTGGCCGCCACCGGCGCGGTCCGCCCCGGCCAGCTGGTGGCGCACACCTCGGGCGCGCACGGCATCGCGGTGCTCGCCCCGGTCGCCGAGGCCGGCGCGCTGCCGCTGGCCCTCCACCCGGCGATGACCTTCACCGGCACCACGGTGGACGTGGACCGCCTGGTCAGCTGCCCCTTCGGGGTGACCACGGTGCCGGAGTACCGGCCCATCGCGGAGGCCCTGGTGGTCGAGATGGGCGGCGACCCGGAGTGGATCCCGGAGTCCGCCCGCCCGCTCTACCACGCCGCTCTCGCGCACGGCTCCAACCACCTGACCACCCTGGTGGCCCAGGCCGAGGACCTGCTGCGGGAGGCCGGCGTGGCCGAGCCCGGCCGGATGCTCGGCCCGCTGCTCGGGGCCGCCCTGGACAACGCCCTGCGCTCCGGCGACCGCGCCCTGACCGGCCCGGTCTCCCGCGGCGACGCGGGGACCGTCCGCGCCCACCTCGCGGAGCTCGCCCGGACCTCCCCGCAGGCGCTGGACAGCTACCGGGCGATGGCCAGGGCCACCACGGCCCGGGCGCTGTCCAACGGCATCCTCAAGGAGGACGCGGCGGCCCGGCTGCTGGACGCCCTCGGCGACGAAGGAGACGCATCGTGACCATCGCGACGACCACCACCGCGACCACCGCCCCGGCCGGCACCGCGGCCGCCCCGGCGAGCCTCCCCGCGACCGGCGCCCCGGCGCTGGTCTCCGGCAAGGCCGAGCTCGCCGCCTGGAGCGCCGTCCACGACATCGTCGGCCGCCGGGCGGTGGTGATGACCATGGGCGCCCTCCACGACGGCCACGCCGCCCTGATCCGCTCGGCCCGCGACTGGGCCGGCCCGGACGGCACCGTGCTGGTCACCGTCTTCGTCAACCCGCTGCAGTTCGGCGCAGGCGAGGACCTGGACCGCTACCCCCGCACCCTCGACGCCGACCTGCTGGTCTGCGCCCGGGAGGGCGCCGACGTGGTCTTCGCCCCCTCCGCCGAGGAGGTCTACCCCGGCGGGCAGCCGCAGGTCCGGCTCTCCGCCGGCCCGATGGGCGAGCACTACGAGGGCGCCAGCCGGCCCGGCCACTTCGACGGGATGCTCACCGTCGTCGCCAAGCTGCTCCACCTGACCGCCCCGGACGCGGCCTTCTTCGGCGAGAAGGACGCCCAGCAGCTGGCCCTGGTCCGGCGGATGGTGCGGGACCTGAACTTCCCGGTGGAGATCGTCGGCGTGCCGACCGTGCGGGAGGCCGACGGGATGGCCCTGTCCTCGCGCAACGTCTACCTCTCCGAGGCCGAGCGGGTCTCCGCCCGCGAGCTCTCCCGGGCGCTGTTCGCCGGCCGCGAGGCCGCCCTGGCCGCCGGCCCGCTCGCCGCCGTCCGCGCCGCCCGCGCGGTGCTCGACGCCGCCGCCCGGGCCGAGCCGCCCGTCGTCCTGGACTACGTCGACCTGGTCGACCCGGCCGGGTTCACCCCGGTGACCTCGGACGCCTACACCGGCGAGGCGGTGCTCGCGGTCGCCGCCACGGTGGGCGCCACCCGGCTGATCGACAACGTCCGGTTGCGCTTCGACCCGGCCCCGGGGGCGCGGCCCGCCATCGCCGCCGACGGCGCCCCGGCGTACCGTGTCCGCAGCGAACGGGGGCCGGTCGGGTGAGCGAGCGGCGCCTCGGCGCGACCACCAGGCATCCGCGTTCGGCCGCGCATGCCGGAACCCGACGGAGCAGGCCCATGGACGCCCAGATCCAGATGGAAGGCCGCCGGCAGGACGCCGGGCAGCCGCACCGCCTCGCCGCGCCGCCGCCCGGCTGGACGGCCCGTACCGACGTGGTGGTGGTCGGCTCCGGCGTCGCCGGACTGACCGCCGCCCTCCGGGTGCGGGCCGCGGGCCTGCGGGTCCTGCTGGTCACCAAGGCGCTGCTGGACGACGGCTCGACCCGCTGGGCGCAGGGCGGGGTGGCCGCCGCGCTGGGCGAGGGCGACACCCCTGAGCAGCACCTCCAGGACACCCTGGTCGCCGGCGCCGGAGTCTGCGTCGAGGACGCCGTTCGGGTGCTGGTCACCGAGGGCCCGGGCGCGGTCCGCCGGCTGATCGCCACCGGCGCGGTCTTCGACACCGACGCCTCCGGCGGGATCGACCTGACCCGGGAGGGCGGCCACCACCGCCGCCGGATCGCGCACGCCGCGGACGCCACCGGCGCCGAGATATCCCGCGCCCTGGTCGCCGCGGTCCACCGGGACCCGGACGTCGAGCTGATCGAGCACGCCCTGGTGCTGGACCTGCTGACGGACGCCCGGGGCCGGGCCGCCGGGGTGACCCTCCACGTCATGGGGGAGGGCCTGCGGGACGGCGTGGGCGCCGTCCACGCCCGCGCGGTGGTGCTGGCCACCGGCGGAATGGGCCAGCTGTACTCCTCCACCACCAACCCGGCGGTCTCCACCGGCGACGGCGTGGCGCTGGCCCTGCGGGCCGGCGCCGAGGTCACCGACCTGGAGTTCGTCCAGTTCCACCCGACCGTCCTCTGGCTCGGCCCGGACGCCGAGGGCCAGCAGCCGCTGGTCTCCGAGGCGGTCCGCGGCGAGGGCGCGAAGCTGGTGGACGCGGACGGCGTCCGCTTCATGGTGGGGCGGCACGAGCTGGCCGAGCTGGCCCCCCGGGACATCGTCGCCAAGGGCATCATGCGGCGGATGCGGGAGACCGGCGCCGAGCACATGTACCTGGACGGCACCGGCTTCGACCGGGAGCTGTGGGAGCGGCACTTCCCCACCATCCTGGCCTCCTGCCGCTCGCACGGCATCGACCCGATGACCGAGCCGATCCCGGTCGCCCCGGCGGCCCACTACGCCTCCGGCGGCGTCCGCACCGACCTCCACGGCCGGACCAGCGTGGACGGCCTCTACGCCTGCGGGGAGGCCGCCTGCACCGGCGTCCACGGCGCCAACCGGCTGGCCTCCAACTCCCTGCTGGAGGGCCTGGTCTACGCCGAGCGGATCGCGGAGGACCTGGCCGAACGGCACCGGTCCGGCCGCCTCCCGCACCGCGAGCCGGTTGGCGACCCGGCCGCCGCCCGCACCGTCCCGCTGCTGGCGCCGGAGACCAGGGCGGAGGTCCAGCGGTTGATGACCCGGGGCGTCGGCGTGCTGCGGGAGGCCGGCGGAATGGCCGAGGCCGCCGACCGGCTGGCCGAGCTGCCCCCGGCCGACCTGGCCAAGGGCGAGCCGCCGCAGACCGAGACCTGGGAGGCCACCAACCTCCACCTGGTCGCCACCGCGCTCACCGCCGCCGCCCGGCTGCGCGAGGAGACCCGCGGCTGCCACTGGCGCGAGGACTTCCCGGACCGGGACGACCGGCGCTGGCGGCGCCATCTGGTCACCCGCCTCACCCCGGACGGGCTGTCCACCGCCTGACGGATCGCCCGCCGCCCCCGCGGCACCCCCGTCCTGCGGCACCCTCCCGCAGCACCGCCGTCCCGCAGCACCCCCGTCCCGCCCCGACAGACCCCCTCCCACCCCGTACGACCGACCGGAGTCAGGAAACGCCATGAACGAGCAGCACCCCGACCTCACCCTCATCGGCGGCGGGGCCGGTGACACCTGCGGCGCCGGCTGCGCCTGCGGCGGCTCCGGCGAGGCCGGCGAGGAGGCCCCGCCGTGCGGGCTGGACGCCGGCCTGCAGGAGCTGCTCCGGGCGGCCGGCCTCGACCCGGTCGAGGTCGAGGACATCGCGATGCTCGCGCTCACCGAGGACCTGGCCGGCGGGGAGGACGTCACCTCGGCCGCCACCGTCCCCGAGGACTCCGTCGCCACCGGCGACTTCACCGCCCGCCGGGCGGGCGTGGTGGCCGGGCTGCAGATCGCCGAGGCGGTGGTCTCCCTCCTCGCCGAGGAGGCCTTCGAGGTCGAGCGGCACGTCGCGGACGGGGACCGGGTGGAGGCCGGCCAGAAGCTCCTCTCGGTCACCACCACCACCCGCAACCTTCTCACCGCCGAGCGCACCTCCCTCAACCTCCTCTGCCACCTCTCCGGCATCGCCACCGCCACCCGCGCCTGGGCGGACGCGATCGAGGGCACCAAGGCCGCCGTCCGGGACACCCGCAAGACCACCCCGGGCCTGCGCGCCCTGGAGAAGTACGCGGTGCGGGCCGGCGGCGGGGTCAACCACCGGATGTCGCTCTCCGACGCGGCCCTGGTCAAGGACAACCACGTGGTGGCCGTCGGCGGCAGCGTCGCCAAGGCGTTCCAGGCCGTCCGCGAGCGGTTCCCGGAGCTGCCGATCGAGGTCGAGGTGGACCGGATCGACCAGATCGCCCCGGTGCTCGAGGCCGGCGCGGACCTGATCCTGCTGGACAACTTCACCGTCCCCGAGCTGCGCGAGGCGGTCGCCCTGGTGGCCGGCCGGGCCAGGCTGGAGGCCTCCGGCGGGCTGACCCTCGACGGGGCCCGCGAGGTCGCCGAGACCGGCGTCGACTATCTGGCGGTCGGGGCGCTCACCCACTCGTCCCCGGTCCTGGACATCGGTCTCGACCTGCGCGGATAATC contains the following coding sequences:
- a CDS encoding L-aspartate oxidase; protein product: MDAQIQMEGRRQDAGQPHRLAAPPPGWTARTDVVVVGSGVAGLTAALRVRAAGLRVLLVTKALLDDGSTRWAQGGVAAALGEGDTPEQHLQDTLVAGAGVCVEDAVRVLVTEGPGAVRRLIATGAVFDTDASGGIDLTREGGHHRRRIAHAADATGAEISRALVAAVHRDPDVELIEHALVLDLLTDARGRAAGVTLHVMGEGLRDGVGAVHARAVVLATGGMGQLYSSTTNPAVSTGDGVALALRAGAEVTDLEFVQFHPTVLWLGPDAEGQQPLVSEAVRGEGAKLVDADGVRFMVGRHELAELAPRDIVAKGIMRRMRETGAEHMYLDGTGFDRELWERHFPTILASCRSHGIDPMTEPIPVAPAAHYASGGVRTDLHGRTSVDGLYACGEAACTGVHGANRLASNSLLEGLVYAERIAEDLAERHRSGRLPHREPVGDPAAARTVPLLAPETRAEVQRLMTRGVGVLREAGGMAEAADRLAELPPADLAKGEPPQTETWEATNLHLVATALTAAARLREETRGCHWREDFPDRDDRRWRRHLVTRLTPDGLSTA
- the nadC gene encoding carboxylating nicotinate-nucleotide diphosphorylase, producing the protein MNEQHPDLTLIGGGAGDTCGAGCACGGSGEAGEEAPPCGLDAGLQELLRAAGLDPVEVEDIAMLALTEDLAGGEDVTSAATVPEDSVATGDFTARRAGVVAGLQIAEAVVSLLAEEAFEVERHVADGDRVEAGQKLLSVTTTTRNLLTAERTSLNLLCHLSGIATATRAWADAIEGTKAAVRDTRKTTPGLRALEKYAVRAGGGVNHRMSLSDAALVKDNHVVAVGGSVAKAFQAVRERFPELPIEVEVDRIDQIAPVLEAGADLILLDNFTVPELREAVALVAGRARLEASGGLTLDGAREVAETGVDYLAVGALTHSSPVLDIGLDLRG